A stretch of the Lolium perenne isolate Kyuss_39 chromosome 3, Kyuss_2.0, whole genome shotgun sequence genome encodes the following:
- the LOC139837585 gene encoding uncharacterized protein: MAPSEPSAADLAAAAAEATAKAALWALAAALPSIRAVVPVTLELSTSNYLQWRGMFSDAVEKYALEDHLLEDAYPTDPPPQWVRNDAIVRSWLNSAVAPELLAMIVDTTTPLPAHALWTRLSNIYHDNADTRSSYLEQEFHGLQQGSLTVADYCRKQKVLSDELNALGTTITDKRLVQNTLRGLGPRLAYMRTLLLKQRPLPPFLDVRSSLLLEELTLQQQSESSSTPSAFVARGAPTPPPPRGPAENTGPPRRPEVCRNFQHFGTCRFGARCRYVHSASPQQRGGTPNTSGKGSQTPWPSMQNPWAGSIQMWPGPPPRPPPLGLPQAHHAMLSAPPPWPYGSTSPMPWPPGAAIPWTPGVTPSAPPPASTYNPTAPPPSFDQAQLMQAFNTMSLTPPSSNECFMDSGASAHMTGNQGLPHQERDRQVQ; the protein is encoded by the exons ATGGCGCCGTCAGAGCCCTCCGCCGCTGATCTCGCGGCCGCTGCCGCTGAGGCCACCGCCAAGGCTGCTCTCTGGGCGCTCGCGGCCGCACTCCCCAGCATCCGTGCCGTCGTGCCGGTCACCCTCGAGCTTTCAACCTCCAACTACCTCCAATGGCGCGGCATGTTCTCCGACGCTGTTGAGAAGTACGCCCTCGAGGATCATCTCCTCGAGGATGCTTACCCCACGGACCCCCCGCCACAGTGGGTCCGCAACGACGCCATCGTCCGGTCATGGCTCAACAGCGCCGTCGCGCCCGAGCTTCTCGCCATGATCGTTGACACCACAACGCCACTGCCTGCACACGCCTTGTGGACGCGCCTCTCCAACATCTACCACGACAACGCGGACACCCGCTCCTCCTACCTCGAGCAAGAGTTCCACGGTCTCCAACAGGGCTCCCTGACCGTGGCTGATTACTGCCGCAAGCAGAAGGTTCTCTCCGACGAGCTCAATGCGCTAGGCACGACCATCACCGACAAACGCCTAGTCCAGAACACGCTTCGCGGTCTCGGACCTCGGCTTGCGTACATGCGCACGTTGCTCCTGAAACAGCGTCCCCTTCCGCCGTTTCTCGACGTCCGCTCATCTCTACTACTCGAGGAGCTCACGTTGCAGCAGCAGTCCGAGTCATCCTCAACCCCGTCTGCCTTCGTCGCGCGCGGAGCCCCCACGCCTCCACCACCGCGTGGCCCTGCCGAAAATACGGGACCTCCGCGGCGCCCGGAAGTCTGCCGCAACTTCCAGCACTTTGGAACCTGTCGCTTTGGCGCACGATGCCGTTACGTCCACTCCGCGTCTCCCCAACAACGCGGCGGCACCCCCAACACATCCGGGAAGGGATCGCAGACTCCATGGCCGTCGATGCAGAACCCTTGGGCTGGGTCAATCCAGATGTGGCCAGGACCACCGCCACGGCCACCTCCTCTTGGCCTGCCTCAGGCTCATCATGCCATGCTATCGGCGCCGCCTCCATGGCCCTATGGCTCTACATCACCTATGCCATGGCCACCGGGAGCAGCTATACCATGGACGCCAGGAGTGACGCCATCCGCCCCGCCACCTGCATCCACATACAATCCAACCGCACCACCGCCATCCTTCGACCAAGCCCAACTCATGCAGGCTTTCAACACCATGTCCCTGACACCACCATCCTCGAATGAGTGCTTCATGGACTCAGGCGCCTCCGCTCACATGACCGGCAATCAGG GACTTCCGCACCAAGAACGAGATCGTCAGGTGCAATAG